In Amycolatopsis endophytica, the following are encoded in one genomic region:
- a CDS encoding carbohydrate ABC transporter permease codes for MTSAKTLTWAERRHKWSATLSPFGFISPYFLIFGAFGLFPLLYTAVVSLQDRNLLDADGATFIGLGNYEQLLFHDPYFWNAMGNTVSLWLLTTIPQILFALGVAHLLNRRLRGRTLFRMGMILPNITSVAAVTIIFAQLFGRDFGLVNWVLSWFGAGRIDWQAGTASSHTAIAAMVVWRWTGYHALIFLASMQAIPTSMYEAATLDGAKGWQQFWRITVPLLRPQIIFSTVIATTGNMRLLAEPLLFNPGTAAATGGSDRQFQTAALYLYEQGFTKYDFGYSSAIALVLAVVTMLVAGLSYLVTRRIQTD; via the coding sequence ATGACCTCCGCGAAGACGCTGACCTGGGCCGAGCGGCGGCACAAATGGAGCGCCACGCTGTCGCCGTTCGGCTTCATCAGCCCGTACTTCCTCATCTTCGGCGCCTTCGGGCTGTTCCCGCTGCTGTACACGGCCGTCGTGTCGCTGCAGGACCGGAACCTGCTCGACGCCGACGGCGCGACGTTCATCGGGTTGGGCAACTACGAGCAGCTGCTGTTCCACGATCCCTACTTCTGGAACGCGATGGGGAACACGGTCAGCCTGTGGCTGCTGACCACGATCCCGCAGATCCTGTTCGCGCTCGGCGTCGCGCACCTGCTCAACCGGCGGCTGCGCGGACGGACGCTGTTCCGGATGGGGATGATCTTGCCGAACATCACCTCGGTGGCGGCGGTGACGATCATCTTCGCGCAGCTGTTCGGACGGGACTTCGGCCTGGTCAACTGGGTGCTGAGCTGGTTCGGGGCCGGCCGGATCGACTGGCAGGCCGGTACGGCCAGCTCGCACACCGCCATCGCGGCGATGGTCGTGTGGCGCTGGACCGGCTACCACGCCCTGATCTTCCTGGCCTCGATGCAGGCGATTCCGACGAGCATGTACGAGGCCGCCACTCTCGACGGCGCCAAGGGGTGGCAGCAGTTCTGGCGGATCACGGTGCCGTTGCTGCGGCCGCAGATCATCTTCTCCACGGTGATCGCGACGACGGGCAACATGCGGCTGCTCGCCGAACCGCTGCTGTTCAACCCCGGTACGGCGGCCGCCACCGGCGGCTCGGACCGGCAGTTCCAGACCGCCGCGCTCTACCTCTACGAACAGGGCTTCACCAAGTACGACTTCGGCTACAGCTCGGCGATCGCGTTGGTCCTGGCCGTCGTCACGATGCTCGTCGCGGGCCTGTCGTACCTGGTGACGCGGCGCATCCAAACGGACTGA
- a CDS encoding carbohydrate ABC transporter permease, producing MTTVLTPVTPERIPGRARRLVRRATSPWTYAALIAILAGSAFPVYWSLVVSSQTTEAVGSVPPVLVPGGHLFENIARVFDETDFALALGNSLIVSGTITVSVVLFSTLAGFAFAKLRFRGRTALLLVVIATQAIPTELGVVPLYMMMADLGWAGQLQAVIVPGLVTAFGVFYMRQYFERALPLELLEAGRMDGCGPLRLFWHVALPTARPAAAVLGLFTFMQAWNDFFWPLVVLVPENPTVQTALSTLASGYTTDYTLVLTAATIGTIPVLVVFLLFGRHIVGGIMQGALKG from the coding sequence ATGACCACCGTGCTGACCCCGGTCACGCCCGAACGCATCCCCGGGCGGGCCCGGCGGCTCGTCCGGCGCGCCACGAGCCCGTGGACCTACGCCGCGCTGATCGCGATCCTGGCCGGTTCGGCGTTCCCGGTGTACTGGTCGCTGGTCGTCTCCTCGCAGACGACCGAAGCGGTCGGCAGCGTGCCGCCGGTACTCGTGCCCGGCGGGCACCTGTTCGAGAACATCGCCCGCGTCTTCGACGAGACGGACTTCGCACTGGCCCTGGGCAACTCGCTGATCGTCTCGGGCACCATCACCGTCTCGGTGGTGCTGTTCTCGACACTGGCAGGGTTCGCGTTCGCCAAGCTGCGCTTCCGCGGGCGGACCGCGTTGCTGCTCGTCGTGATCGCCACCCAGGCCATCCCGACGGAACTGGGCGTCGTCCCGCTCTACATGATGATGGCCGACCTCGGCTGGGCCGGGCAGCTGCAGGCGGTGATCGTGCCCGGCCTGGTCACCGCGTTCGGCGTGTTCTACATGCGCCAGTACTTCGAGCGCGCCCTGCCACTGGAGCTGCTGGAGGCCGGGCGCATGGACGGCTGCGGACCGCTGCGGTTGTTCTGGCACGTCGCCCTGCCCACGGCGCGCCCGGCCGCGGCGGTGCTCGGCCTGTTCACGTTCATGCAGGCCTGGAACGACTTCTTCTGGCCGCTGGTCGTGCTCGTCCCGGAGAACCCCACCGTCCAGACCGCCCTGTCCACCCTGGCCAGCGGCTACACCACCGACTACACGCTCGTGCTCACCGCCGCGACCATCGGCACCATCCCCGTCCTCGTCGTGTTCCTGCTGTTCGGCCGCCACATCGTCGGCGGCATCATGCAGGGCGCGCTCAAGGGCTGA
- a CDS encoding GH1 family beta-glucosidase, with translation MTSRFPPGFRWGVSTSAFQIEGATTADGRRPSIWDTFTLVPGAVAGGDTGEPAADHYHRWRADLDLLAGLGVDAYRFSVSWPRVQPTGRGRGERRGLDFYRRLVEGLREKGIEPFLTLYHWDLPQDLEDEGGWRSRDTAARFADYAALVHAELGDLVGHWTTLNEPYPSAIAGYGEGRHAPGAREGHGALAAAHHLLLGHGLAVRAMRAQAPPHHEFGIVLNQSPVVPVSDSAGDAAAAARQDTLLRRQFSDPLFGGRYAPGLETMFSGVSDFAFRRDGDLETIGQPLDYLGVNYYYRLHVADAPHREPDPARRTAADIGVDTSRLPDVPRTGMGWPVEPHGLTEALAGLRDRYPALPPLYVTENGCVYPDRSDFADHERITFLREHIEAARAADVDLRGYFCWSLLDNFEWAHGYKHRFGLVHVDYATQARTPRASYRWYRDFIASQR, from the coding sequence GTGACTTCCCGCTTCCCGCCCGGCTTCCGCTGGGGCGTCTCCACGTCGGCGTTCCAGATCGAGGGCGCCACCACCGCGGACGGCCGCCGTCCCTCCATTTGGGACACCTTCACCCTGGTCCCCGGCGCCGTGGCCGGCGGCGACACCGGCGAACCGGCGGCCGACCACTACCACCGCTGGCGCGCCGACCTGGACCTGCTCGCCGGGCTCGGCGTCGACGCCTACCGGTTCTCGGTTTCGTGGCCCCGGGTGCAGCCGACCGGCCGCGGCCGCGGCGAACGCCGTGGTCTCGACTTCTACCGCAGGCTCGTGGAAGGCTTGCGGGAGAAGGGGATCGAGCCGTTCCTGACGCTGTACCACTGGGATCTGCCCCAGGACCTGGAGGACGAGGGCGGCTGGCGCTCGCGTGACACCGCGGCGCGGTTCGCCGACTACGCCGCCCTCGTGCACGCCGAACTCGGCGACCTCGTCGGGCACTGGACGACGCTGAACGAGCCCTACCCCTCGGCGATCGCGGGCTACGGCGAGGGCCGCCACGCACCCGGGGCGAGGGAGGGGCACGGCGCGCTCGCCGCCGCCCACCACCTGCTGCTCGGCCACGGACTGGCGGTGCGGGCGATGCGGGCGCAGGCGCCGCCGCACCACGAGTTCGGCATCGTGCTCAACCAGTCGCCGGTCGTGCCGGTGTCGGATTCGGCCGGGGACGCGGCCGCCGCGGCCCGGCAGGACACCCTGTTGCGACGCCAGTTCAGCGATCCGCTGTTCGGCGGCCGGTACGCGCCGGGCCTGGAGACCATGTTCAGCGGCGTTTCCGACTTCGCCTTCCGCCGCGACGGCGACCTGGAGACGATCGGGCAGCCGCTGGACTACCTGGGCGTGAACTACTACTACCGCCTGCACGTCGCGGACGCGCCGCACCGCGAACCCGATCCGGCCCGCCGCACGGCGGCCGACATCGGGGTGGACACCTCCCGGTTGCCCGACGTGCCGCGCACCGGGATGGGCTGGCCGGTCGAACCGCACGGCCTCACCGAAGCCCTGGCCGGCCTGCGCGACCGCTACCCGGCGCTCCCGCCGTTGTACGTCACGGAGAACGGCTGCGTCTACCCGGACCGGAGCGACTTCGCCGACCACGAGCGCATCACGTTCCTGCGGGAGCACATCGAGGCGGCCCGCGCGGCCGACGTCGACCTGCGGGGGTACTTCTGCTGGTCGCTGCTGGACAACTTCGAGTGGGCCCACGGGTACAAGCACCGGTTCGGGCTGGTGCACGTGGACTACGCGACGCAGGCCCGCACGCCACGGGCCAGCTACCGCTGGTACCGCGACTTCATCGCCTCCCAGCGGTGA
- a CDS encoding GNAT family N-acetyltransferase — translation MRIVGVPYGHPDAVGLIARVQQVYVELYGTEDVTPMGPDDFTPPSGLFVVGYRGGEAVACGAWRAHDGPAPDFLAGDAEIKRMYVTEAARGRGYARMILRELERTAVLSGRKRAVLETGTKQPAAIALYTSSDYTEIPKFGLHTGMPEIVCYGKTLC, via the coding sequence TTGCGGATCGTCGGGGTGCCCTACGGTCACCCGGACGCCGTCGGACTCATCGCCAGGGTGCAGCAGGTCTACGTCGAACTGTACGGAACCGAAGACGTCACGCCCATGGGTCCCGACGACTTCACTCCTCCGTCCGGGCTGTTCGTCGTCGGCTACCGGGGTGGCGAAGCCGTGGCTTGCGGCGCGTGGCGGGCCCACGACGGCCCGGCGCCGGACTTCCTCGCGGGCGACGCCGAGATCAAACGGATGTACGTCACCGAAGCGGCACGCGGGCGCGGCTATGCGCGGATGATCCTCCGCGAGCTGGAACGCACGGCGGTACTGTCCGGCCGCAAACGCGCGGTACTGGAGACCGGCACCAAGCAACCGGCCGCGATCGCGCTCTACACGTCCTCGGACTACACCGAGATCCCGAAGTTCGGCCTCCACACCGGGATGCCCGAGATCGTCTGCTACGGCAAGACCCTGTGCTGA
- a CDS encoding GntR family transcriptional regulator translates to MTRYLEIADRLAAELDGSAPGTRVASEPELASRFGVGRAAARSALQELERRLLVRRVQGAGTFVNSRIDYVISGSRPPSWHTTVEAAGGTPRTVLKSVDRVGLPEAEAARLGRQPGTPAHHVVRTRYINSLLTGWGEEWIPVDVVPDLDLGLHAVDSVDLVLRQMGRVSPVRAWCRVSLELPPPRVLRELEVEPSTPVYLIESLSKDETTGAGLMCSGAWTRADAVRVIVEMSETITHEEER, encoded by the coding sequence ATGACGAGGTATCTGGAGATCGCCGACCGGCTCGCCGCCGAGCTGGACGGCTCCGCGCCGGGAACCCGGGTGGCGAGTGAGCCGGAGCTGGCCAGCCGCTTCGGGGTGGGCCGTGCGGCGGCCCGGTCGGCGCTGCAGGAACTGGAACGGCGGCTGCTGGTCCGCCGCGTCCAGGGCGCCGGGACGTTCGTCAACTCCCGCATCGATTACGTGATCTCCGGCAGCCGCCCGCCGTCCTGGCACACCACGGTGGAGGCCGCGGGCGGCACGCCACGGACGGTGCTCAAATCGGTGGACCGCGTGGGACTGCCGGAGGCGGAGGCCGCGCGGCTGGGGCGACAGCCCGGCACGCCGGCGCACCACGTGGTCCGCACCCGCTACATCAACAGCCTGCTCACCGGCTGGGGTGAGGAGTGGATCCCCGTCGACGTGGTGCCCGATCTGGACCTGGGACTGCACGCGGTCGACTCGGTCGATCTGGTGCTGCGGCAGATGGGCCGCGTGTCGCCGGTGCGGGCGTGGTGCCGCGTGAGCCTGGAGCTGCCGCCGCCGCGGGTGCTGCGGGAACTGGAGGTCGAGCCGAGCACCCCGGTCTACCTCATCGAAAGCCTCAGCAAGGACGAGACGACCGGCGCCGGCCTGATGTGCAGCGGCGCCTGGACGCGTGCCGACGCCGTGCGCGTGATCGTCGAAATGAGCGAAACCATCACCCACGAGGAGGAGCGGTGA
- a CDS encoding phosphonate C-P lyase system protein PhnG translates to MTDVLSREQRCALLAEAGREELVALADECLADGAPVRVLTGPEVGAVAAQVREPVLAERFLLGDVLACRAEVEVAGQRGWSMRLGDDRAATLAAAVLDAEAEATRPQSGRIEQLCREVEARRARREAAEWAELAPTVVEFEELT, encoded by the coding sequence GTGACCGACGTGTTGAGCCGCGAGCAGCGATGCGCGCTGCTCGCGGAGGCCGGGCGGGAGGAGCTCGTGGCGCTGGCCGACGAATGCCTCGCCGACGGCGCCCCGGTGCGCGTGCTGACCGGGCCGGAGGTGGGCGCGGTCGCCGCGCAGGTGCGTGAACCCGTGCTGGCCGAACGGTTCCTGCTCGGCGACGTGCTGGCGTGCCGGGCCGAGGTGGAGGTCGCCGGGCAGCGCGGGTGGTCGATGCGGCTGGGCGACGACCGCGCCGCGACACTGGCCGCCGCCGTGCTCGACGCCGAAGCCGAGGCCACCCGGCCCCAGTCGGGGCGGATCGAGCAGCTGTGCCGTGAGGTCGAAGCCCGCCGCGCCCGCCGCGAGGCCGCCGAGTGGGCCGAGCTCGCGCCCACCGTCGTCGAGTTCGAGGAGCTGACATGA
- the phnH gene encoding phosphonate C-P lyase system protein PhnH, whose protein sequence is MTRVLDRIAAATLRPDESRTVFRAVLDALSRPGRVVTLPADGSTPAVLLPVLALADLGTGVAVLDDGEDWADVIGVVTSSPAVPPATARFVAATRPMTPAELRTVRRGSALAPEEGALVCLSVPELDGTDWTLTGPGVDGSSRLSGVDGLREARAEAVSGFPAGIDLLLITRDGRMAGIPRSTTIEGRDR, encoded by the coding sequence ATGACCCGCGTACTGGACCGGATCGCGGCCGCGACGCTGCGCCCCGACGAGTCGCGGACCGTGTTCCGCGCCGTCCTCGACGCCCTGTCCCGGCCCGGCCGCGTCGTCACGCTGCCCGCCGACGGGAGCACGCCCGCGGTGCTGCTGCCCGTGCTGGCACTGGCGGACCTGGGAACCGGAGTCGCGGTGCTCGACGACGGCGAGGACTGGGCCGACGTGATCGGGGTGGTCACCTCCTCGCCCGCGGTCCCGCCGGCCACGGCCCGGTTCGTCGCCGCGACCCGGCCCATGACCCCGGCGGAACTACGCACCGTCCGCCGGGGCAGCGCGCTCGCCCCGGAAGAGGGCGCGCTGGTGTGCCTGTCCGTGCCCGAACTGGACGGTACCGATTGGACACTCACCGGGCCCGGTGTGGACGGATCCTCTCGTCTGTCCGGAGTGGACGGACTACGGGAAGCCCGCGCCGAAGCCGTGTCCGGATTCCCCGCCGGGATCGACCTGCTGCTGATCACCCGGGACGGGCGCATGGCGGGCATCCCGCGCAGCACCACCATCGAAGGGAGGGACCGCTGA